One window of the Nocardia terpenica genome contains the following:
- a CDS encoding phosphate signaling complex PhoU family protein — MRTKFSSELAALTGALTRLAGLARDATERAAVAVAEANLTVAYEVFAVGEELQARYGDCENRAVILLALEAPVARDLRHVVSAIQIADDLSQQGSLTTRIADSVVRRYPDPVGPPGVVALLGEIGRGTAELTAAAHRAIAAHNPAPGQMLVAPDAALPELHQRVLRLIADPEWSHGSAMAVDLALLAHHFERCAEHSVRIGRLIQFFHTGTPLSAQPDQS; from the coding sequence GTGCGGACGAAATTCTCCTCGGAGCTGGCGGCGCTGACCGGTGCGCTGACCCGCCTGGCCGGGCTGGCCCGCGATGCGACCGAGCGCGCGGCGGTGGCCGTCGCCGAGGCCAATCTGACGGTCGCCTACGAGGTGTTCGCGGTCGGGGAAGAGCTACAGGCCCGCTACGGCGACTGCGAGAACCGCGCGGTGATCCTGCTGGCCCTCGAGGCCCCGGTGGCCCGGGATCTGCGGCATGTGGTGAGCGCGATCCAGATTGCCGACGATCTGTCCCAGCAGGGGTCGCTGACCACCCGCATCGCCGACAGCGTGGTGCGCCGCTACCCGGATCCGGTCGGGCCGCCCGGGGTCGTCGCCCTGCTCGGCGAGATCGGCCGCGGCACGGCCGAATTGACCGCGGCCGCACACCGCGCCATCGCCGCGCACAATCCGGCGCCGGGCCAGATGCTGGTCGCACCCGACGCCGCCCTGCCCGAACTGCATCAGCGGGTGCTGCGGCTGATCGCGGATCCGGAGTGGTCGCACGGCAGCGCCATGGCCGTGGATCTCGCGCTGCTCGCCCATCATTTCGAGCGTTGTGCCGAACACAGCGTGCGGATCGGGCGGCTGATCCAGTTCTTCCACACCGGAACCCCGCTGTCCGCCCAGCCGGACCAGTCGTAA
- a CDS encoding cytochrome P450, whose translation MADRVQAIGVGARTRWDEHARWRGAVHEAELPGGHRVWVVAGYDEVAALLADPRLSLDKRHSGGGYAGFALPPALDRNLGNMDGAEHARVRRLAAPAFSHHSRASLARAVATIARSVFAALPESPTGPVDLMAALCIPVPALTLGSLLGVPVDLQPGLRDAVGAMVTFDASVPESAVRLRDAIGWLTTTFTDLVDAKRRAPGEDLISGWVRARDEDGALSEEELVSLAFLMMLAGLENAVYLCGNLIAALLTTADIADWPRRRAELIERANPLPFALRRFATTDLVLGDAAIARGDTVLLSLFGADSDPARGDRPGLMFGRGPHYCLGAQITDLVVDAVVPEVFARYPGLRLAIPEAELTYRHSWRSHGLAELPVLLAS comes from the coding sequence ATGGCGGATCGGGTGCAGGCGATCGGGGTGGGGGCGCGCACGCGCTGGGACGAGCATGCGCGGTGGCGCGGTGCGGTGCACGAGGCGGAATTGCCGGGTGGGCATCGGGTTTGGGTGGTCGCGGGCTACGACGAGGTCGCCGCGCTGCTCGCCGATCCGCGGCTGAGCCTGGACAAGCGGCACTCCGGCGGCGGCTACGCCGGATTCGCGCTGCCGCCCGCGCTGGACCGGAATCTGGGAAATATGGACGGCGCGGAACACGCCCGCGTCCGCCGCCTGGCCGCGCCCGCCTTCTCCCACCACTCGCGCGCGAGCCTGGCGCGGGCGGTCGCCACGATCGCGCGGTCGGTCTTCGCGGCGCTGCCCGAATCGCCCACCGGCCCGGTGGATCTCATGGCCGCGCTGTGCATCCCGGTGCCCGCGCTCACGCTCGGGAGCCTGCTCGGCGTTCCGGTCGACCTGCAGCCGGGGCTGCGGGACGCGGTCGGGGCCATGGTCACCTTCGATGCCTCCGTGCCCGAGTCCGCGGTCCGGCTGCGGGACGCGATCGGCTGGCTCACAACCACATTCACCGATCTGGTGGATGCCAAGCGCCGCGCGCCGGGCGAGGATCTGATCAGCGGGTGGGTGCGCGCCCGCGACGAGGACGGCGCGTTGAGCGAGGAGGAACTGGTCTCGCTCGCCTTCCTGATGATGCTGGCGGGGCTGGAGAACGCGGTGTATCTGTGCGGCAACCTGATTGCCGCCCTGCTCACCACCGCCGATATCGCGGACTGGCCGCGTCGCCGGGCCGAGCTGATCGAGCGGGCCAACCCGCTGCCGTTCGCGCTGCGCCGCTTCGCGACCACCGACCTGGTCCTCGGCGATGCCGCCATCGCCCGCGGCGACACCGTGCTGCTGTCGCTGTTCGGCGCCGACTCCGATCCCGCCCGCGGCGACCGGCCCGGCCTCATGTTCGGTCGCGGTCCGCACTACTGCCTGGGCGCGCAGATCACCGACCTGGTGGTCGACGCGGTCGTGCCGGAGGTGTTCGCCCGGTACCCCGGCCTGCGCCTGGCGATTCCGGAAGCCGAACTGACATACCGGCATTCGTGGCGCTCGCACGGGTTGGCCGAGCTGCCGGTCCTCCTCGCGTCCTGA
- a CDS encoding TIGR02677 family protein, with translation MNADQPTVQPFAHLSAPNAELYRDVLVTFARARDRFIVHMRPEDVAAELGRPSTPETVSAALEQLVGWGNLRSDPDTGRVTTVADFHRARYLYQLTVAGQAAEEALAVYDAALGRRGALQSVALEDIANQLRALVALARAEVADIDPAKVHLLLLGLVERFSGLADNAQAFMASLRRVIDFSDGDVEAFVAYKQRLIDYINRFIADLANRGAEIAALLEGLTPDEVERLLRLAVEREARDAMPDLPDTADQGWAAYEAALSDTLTMWHNRWRGLREWFVSTDPRHPSQARLLRSAAVTAITQLIDTVATLNERRSGRSDRSADFRALAQWFAEAPDDAAAHRLWRAAFGLTPARHLTVTVETVQQWQQVEPPPSTPWAEAPGVEISPQLRRTGTYERRGQPARVADRDEARRMLEEHATREQREVTAARARLSTGGPVLLSQVDVLDTRVFRLFLGLLGDALSARQPGATEVETTTSDGTLLIRLTSVADAPVVEIPTEDGVLRGPEHVIEIIDLIGAALVGA, from the coding sequence GTGAATGCCGACCAACCGACCGTACAGCCATTCGCCCATCTGAGCGCCCCCAACGCGGAACTCTATCGGGATGTGCTGGTCACCTTCGCGCGGGCGCGGGATCGGTTCATCGTGCACATGCGGCCGGAGGATGTGGCGGCTGAGCTGGGTCGTCCGAGTACGCCGGAGACGGTGTCGGCCGCGTTGGAGCAGCTGGTCGGGTGGGGCAACCTGCGGTCTGATCCGGATACCGGCCGGGTCACCACGGTGGCCGACTTCCATCGGGCCCGATATCTTTACCAGCTAACTGTCGCGGGGCAGGCGGCCGAGGAGGCGCTGGCCGTCTACGACGCGGCACTGGGCCGCCGGGGTGCGCTGCAGTCGGTGGCGCTGGAGGACATCGCGAATCAGTTGCGCGCGTTGGTGGCGCTGGCGCGCGCAGAGGTGGCCGATATCGACCCGGCCAAGGTGCATCTGCTGCTGCTCGGTCTGGTGGAACGGTTTTCGGGGCTGGCCGACAATGCCCAGGCCTTCATGGCCTCGCTGCGCCGGGTGATCGACTTCTCCGACGGTGACGTCGAGGCGTTCGTGGCCTATAAGCAGCGGCTGATCGACTACATCAACCGGTTCATCGCCGACCTCGCCAACCGGGGCGCGGAAATCGCGGCGCTGCTGGAGGGTCTGACTCCCGATGAGGTGGAGCGTCTACTCCGGCTGGCGGTGGAACGCGAGGCCCGAGATGCGATGCCGGACCTGCCCGATACCGCGGACCAGGGCTGGGCCGCATACGAAGCGGCACTCTCCGACACGCTCACCATGTGGCACAACCGGTGGCGTGGCCTGCGCGAATGGTTTGTCTCGACCGACCCGCGCCACCCATCGCAGGCCCGCCTGCTGCGCTCGGCGGCGGTCACTGCCATCACTCAACTGATCGACACTGTCGCCACGCTGAACGAGCGGCGCTCCGGCCGCTCCGACCGGTCCGCCGATTTCCGAGCGCTGGCCCAGTGGTTCGCCGAGGCGCCCGACGACGCTGCGGCGCACCGGCTGTGGCGCGCCGCCTTCGGTCTGACCCCCGCCCGGCACCTGACCGTGACGGTGGAGACGGTGCAACAGTGGCAGCAGGTGGAGCCACCGCCCAGCACCCCGTGGGCCGAGGCGCCGGGCGTAGAGATCAGCCCGCAACTGCGGCGTACCGGCACCTATGAGCGGCGCGGCCAACCGGCCCGGGTCGCCGACCGCGATGAGGCCCGCCGGATGCTCGAGGAGCATGCCACCCGCGAACAGCGGGAGGTCACAGCCGCTCGAGCCAGGCTGTCCACCGGCGGCCCAGTCCTGCTGTCCCAAGTCGATGTGCTGGACACCCGCGTTTTCCGGCTGTTCCTGGGTCTGCTAGGCGATGCGCTGTCGGCGCGGCAGCCCGGCGCCACCGAGGTAGAGACCACCACCAGCGACGGCACGCTGCTGATCCGGCTGACCTCGGTTGCCGACGCGCCGGTTGTCGAGATTCCCACCGAGGATGGGGTTCTGCGCGGCCCGGAACACGTCATCGAGATCATCGATCTCATAGGCGCCGCACTGGTGGGGGCCTGA
- a CDS encoding TIGR02678 family protein, whose protein sequence is MDPQEEATQRRRAMRALLTKPLLTVGADEDALRLVRRHAAHLRDWFGAETGWRLVVDAESARLFKVSATTDDATRPAQEGKGKAPFGRRRYVLLCLALAVLERADTQITLGRLAEGVLVAAGEPELSAAGVEFTLSRRDERTDLVAVVRLLLAWGALERVAGEEDSYLSDTGDVLYDVRRRVLAALLTTGRGPSTVTEGGFEQRLKALSTESVPDTEDLRRRTLRHQLTRRLLDDPVLYYDDLTDDERAYLINQRVAITRRIEDATGLVAEMRAEGIAMVDPDDDLTDVRMPEQRTDGHVTLLIAEYLSGRVGEPVSIDALRAHVRVLAREHTSYWRRGVTEPGADAELLEIALTKLRALRLVADSPPEAVRALPAIARYSVQEAVIRDGSEPRIRRTTRKVRPR, encoded by the coding sequence ATGGATCCGCAGGAGGAAGCTACCCAGCGCCGCCGGGCAATGCGAGCACTACTGACCAAACCGCTGCTGACGGTCGGTGCGGACGAGGACGCGCTGCGTCTGGTCCGCCGGCATGCCGCGCATCTGCGAGATTGGTTCGGTGCCGAGACCGGTTGGCGGCTCGTGGTGGATGCCGAATCGGCGCGGCTGTTCAAGGTCTCCGCCACCACTGACGACGCCACGCGTCCCGCGCAGGAGGGAAAGGGCAAGGCGCCCTTCGGCCGTCGACGTTACGTGCTGCTGTGCCTGGCGCTCGCCGTGCTGGAGCGAGCCGACACGCAGATCACCCTGGGCCGTCTGGCGGAGGGTGTGCTGGTTGCCGCTGGCGAACCGGAATTATCCGCGGCCGGTGTGGAATTCACACTGAGCCGCCGGGACGAACGGACCGACCTGGTGGCCGTGGTACGACTGCTGCTGGCTTGGGGCGCGTTGGAGCGGGTTGCCGGCGAGGAGGACTCCTACCTCAGCGACACCGGCGACGTGCTGTACGACGTCCGCCGCCGGGTGCTGGCAGCGCTGCTCACCACAGGCCGCGGACCGTCAACGGTTACGGAGGGCGGGTTCGAGCAGCGGTTGAAGGCACTGTCGACCGAATCGGTGCCCGACACAGAGGATTTGCGCCGCCGCACGCTGCGCCATCAGCTGACCCGTCGGCTGCTGGACGATCCGGTGCTCTATTACGACGACCTGACCGACGACGAGCGGGCCTATCTGATCAATCAGCGTGTCGCCATCACCCGCCGCATCGAGGATGCGACCGGTCTGGTTGCCGAGATGCGCGCCGAAGGCATCGCGATGGTCGATCCCGACGACGACCTGACCGACGTGCGCATGCCGGAGCAGCGCACCGACGGCCACGTCACACTGCTGATAGCGGAGTATCTGTCCGGGCGGGTCGGTGAGCCGGTTTCGATCGACGCCCTGCGTGCCCACGTGCGTGTACTCGCGCGTGAGCACACCTCGTACTGGCGCCGCGGCGTGACCGAGCCCGGCGCGGACGCCGAACTGCTCGAGATCGCCCTGACCAAGTTGCGGGCGCTGCGGCTGGTTGCGGACTCGCCGCCGGAAGCTGTGCGCGCGCTGCCCGCGATCGCCCGATATTCCGTGCAGGAAGCGGTGATTCGCGATGGCAGCGAGCCACGGATACGCCGCACGACACGAAAGGTACGGCCGCGATGA
- a CDS encoding TIGR02680 family protein, with translation MSDLPTPARQRWQPLRAGLVDLFYYDVEEFHFHDGRLLLRGNNGTGKSKVLALTLPFLLDGELAAHRVEPDGDRNKRMEWNLLLGGKHPHTERLGYTWLEFGRLTSDGTPEYRTIGCGLKAVAGRGIARHWFFVTEQRVGHRGAVGELSLVGPTKVALTREKLKDALGGNGVYDTASDYRRAVDEALFGLGQHRYEALVNLLIQLRQPQLSKKPDEKLLSRALTEALPPLDPVLITTVAEAFRGLDEEREALRGLAEAKTAGEAFLGHYRRYARIAAKRRAEPPRKAHSRYEKLNSELAEAQSAFARAEVAVAAAVAEREAAGQHRTTLSARRDALHDSPEMRDAKALNQAKLDAERLGTLAADRERDLANAVNTLQRRESQLASARGMAAADADAYRRATDGAARAAASAGLSAGHTEILEVLATDSEPYLAAQRAGDQLVDATHTALTTLAKLLDAADTADRAAQRAHDEMDRITGELQQAVERILEAEQDVTAAGAALVAEFTEYLRDARYVRVADLDTVQAALDAWVDTLDGPNPAATAVAEAVRLATAAVAREQQGVEAATAAAAAERDELVEEIARLEQGGHDAPPAPPTRDEAARRTRPGAPLWKVVDFTATVSDEQRAGLEAAVQAAGILDAWLDPDGTLRDGATDDVLIAPDTAAPDGGLTAVLTPAIDRADPQAAALDEPAVIAALGAIGFGRDSATTWVDTDGSFRIGVLRGSWHKAAAAYIGEGARETARRARLERLNAELQQVEARLETLAATAIELADRQEAIFAEQRRHPADTALRDAHSRVTAEHRARQLLDGKHAEAAAEYARRATRAREALSAATEFAQDVHLPADRSALAEVRTALGDYRVALAGLWPAARADARAQDAVRDAEHERELATDRRDEAVDAAGQARMEADSAAERHRTLVETAGTAVDELFRELAAVETEIAASEKAIDAALAAEQRAVGDRGRAEGQRETLSAQLDEVTADRERTIAELRAFAATGLLATALPDLTVPDVTADWAPTPAVTLARAIDAELADLDAGERPWELIQQRVSAEHKLLTDTLSRQGHSVGLTVRDGIIVVDVRFQGRQQDVPGLVDALTAETEHRATLLSAKEREILENHLVNEVAGLLQELISGAEDQVRSINADLAARPTSTGMRLRLQWRTVRGAPEGLERVRERLLRQTADAWSTADRALVGAFLQEQINREHSDDTTGGGWTEQLTRALDYRSWHEFGIQRYQDGQWRPAAGPASGGERALVTSVPLFAAASSFYSSAGNPQAPRLVALDEAFAGVDDDSRAKCLGLLAAFDLDVVMTSEREWGCYPQVPGLAIAQLSRRDGIDAVLVTPWRWDGRERVAMARPISRLPVPAASPAESAGGLF, from the coding sequence ATGAGCGACCTTCCCACACCGGCCCGGCAGCGCTGGCAGCCACTGCGGGCCGGGCTCGTGGACCTGTTCTACTACGACGTCGAGGAGTTCCACTTCCACGACGGCCGCCTGCTGCTGCGCGGCAACAACGGCACCGGCAAATCGAAGGTGCTGGCGTTGACGCTGCCGTTTCTGCTCGACGGCGAGCTGGCCGCGCACCGGGTGGAACCTGATGGTGACCGCAACAAGCGGATGGAATGGAATCTGCTGCTGGGCGGCAAACATCCACACACCGAGCGGCTCGGTTACACATGGCTCGAGTTCGGCCGGCTGACTTCCGACGGAACACCCGAATACCGGACCATCGGCTGCGGGCTCAAGGCGGTCGCCGGGCGCGGCATCGCCCGGCACTGGTTCTTCGTGACCGAGCAGCGCGTCGGCCATCGGGGCGCCGTGGGAGAGTTGTCCCTGGTCGGCCCGACGAAGGTGGCGCTGACCCGGGAGAAGCTCAAGGACGCACTCGGCGGTAACGGGGTCTACGACACGGCCTCCGACTATCGCCGCGCCGTCGACGAGGCGCTGTTCGGGCTGGGGCAGCACCGCTACGAGGCCCTGGTCAATCTGCTGATTCAACTGCGGCAGCCGCAGTTGTCGAAGAAGCCGGACGAGAAGCTGCTGTCGCGGGCGCTCACCGAGGCACTGCCACCGCTGGATCCGGTGCTGATCACCACGGTAGCCGAGGCGTTCCGCGGCCTCGACGAGGAACGCGAGGCGCTGCGGGGTCTGGCCGAGGCGAAGACAGCAGGCGAGGCGTTCTTGGGCCACTACCGCAGGTATGCACGAATCGCGGCGAAGCGGCGCGCCGAACCGCCGCGCAAGGCGCACAGTCGCTACGAAAAGCTGAACAGCGAACTGGCCGAAGCGCAGTCGGCGTTTGCCCGGGCTGAGGTCGCGGTGGCCGCTGCGGTGGCGGAGCGAGAGGCGGCCGGGCAGCACCGGACAACGCTGTCCGCGCGGCGCGATGCTTTGCACGACAGCCCCGAGATGCGCGACGCCAAGGCATTGAACCAGGCGAAGCTGGACGCCGAGCGGCTCGGCACGCTGGCGGCCGATCGGGAGCGCGATCTCGCGAATGCCGTAAATACGCTGCAGCGCAGGGAAAGTCAGCTCGCATCCGCGCGCGGGATGGCCGCCGCCGACGCCGACGCTTACCGCCGGGCCACCGACGGCGCGGCGCGGGCCGCGGCTTCGGCCGGGCTTTCCGCGGGCCACACCGAGATCCTCGAGGTGTTGGCGACGGATTCCGAGCCTTACCTGGCGGCGCAACGAGCAGGCGACCAGCTTGTCGATGCGACTCACACCGCGTTGACCACGCTGGCGAAGCTGCTGGACGCCGCGGACACCGCGGACCGGGCCGCACAACGTGCCCACGACGAGATGGATCGGATCACCGGCGAACTGCAGCAGGCCGTCGAGCGAATCTTGGAGGCCGAGCAAGACGTCACGGCCGCCGGTGCTGCCCTTGTGGCCGAGTTCACCGAATACCTTCGTGACGCACGCTATGTGCGAGTCGCGGACCTCGACACGGTTCAGGCAGCCCTCGATGCCTGGGTCGACACGCTCGACGGTCCGAACCCGGCCGCCACCGCGGTGGCCGAGGCGGTGCGACTGGCCACCGCCGCGGTCGCCCGGGAACAGCAGGGTGTGGAGGCGGCGACCGCGGCCGCCGCAGCCGAGCGCGACGAACTGGTCGAGGAAATCGCGCGACTGGAACAGGGCGGCCACGATGCGCCGCCCGCGCCGCCTACCCGGGATGAAGCTGCCCGCCGGACTCGGCCCGGGGCGCCACTGTGGAAGGTCGTCGACTTCACCGCCACGGTATCCGATGAGCAGCGGGCAGGTTTGGAGGCCGCGGTGCAGGCCGCGGGTATCCTCGACGCCTGGCTGGATCCGGATGGCACCCTGCGCGACGGTGCCACCGACGACGTACTGATCGCACCGGATACCGCAGCTCCGGATGGCGGGCTCACGGCCGTGCTGACCCCTGCCATTGATCGCGCCGACCCGCAGGCCGCGGCGCTGGATGAGCCCGCGGTCATCGCGGCGTTGGGCGCCATCGGTTTCGGGCGCGACAGCGCCACCACCTGGGTGGACACCGACGGCAGCTTCCGGATCGGCGTGCTGCGGGGTTCCTGGCACAAGGCCGCGGCGGCGTATATCGGGGAGGGAGCGCGGGAGACCGCGCGGCGAGCCCGGCTGGAACGGCTGAACGCCGAGCTCCAACAGGTCGAGGCCCGGCTGGAGACATTGGCCGCCACGGCCATTGAGCTGGCCGACCGCCAGGAGGCGATCTTCGCCGAACAGCGGCGCCACCCGGCCGATACCGCCCTGCGGGATGCGCACAGCCGGGTGACCGCAGAGCACCGGGCCCGGCAACTGCTGGACGGCAAGCACGCCGAGGCCGCCGCCGAATACGCTCGCCGTGCGACACGTGCTCGCGAGGCATTGTCCGCCGCAACGGAATTCGCGCAGGACGTGCACCTCCCCGCAGATCGGTCGGCCCTGGCGGAGGTCCGGACCGCACTCGGTGACTATCGGGTGGCGCTGGCTGGGCTGTGGCCGGCGGCCCGCGCCGATGCGCGAGCACAGGACGCGGTACGCGACGCCGAGCACGAGCGCGAGCTGGCCACCGACCGACGCGACGAGGCTGTTGACGCGGCCGGGCAAGCCCGCATGGAAGCGGACAGTGCGGCCGAGCGGCACCGCACGCTCGTCGAGACCGCCGGCACAGCCGTCGACGAACTGTTCCGTGAGCTGGCCGCGGTCGAGACCGAGATCGCCGCCAGCGAGAAGGCCATCGACGCCGCGCTGGCCGCCGAGCAACGTGCCGTCGGCGACCGCGGGCGTGCCGAAGGGCAGCGCGAAACGCTGTCGGCACAACTCGATGAGGTGACGGCCGACCGGGAGCGGACAATCGCCGAACTGCGGGCCTTCGCCGCCACCGGCCTGCTCGCCACCGCGCTGCCCGACCTGACAGTCCCGGATGTGACCGCCGACTGGGCTCCGACCCCGGCGGTGACGCTGGCCCGCGCGATCGATGCCGAACTCGCCGACCTCGATGCGGGAGAACGGCCTTGGGAGCTGATACAGCAGCGGGTTTCCGCCGAGCACAAACTGCTCACCGACACGCTCTCCCGGCAGGGTCATTCGGTGGGTCTCACCGTCCGAGACGGCATCATCGTGGTGGATGTGCGGTTCCAGGGCCGCCAGCAGGACGTGCCGGGTCTGGTGGACGCACTGACGGCCGAAACCGAGCACCGCGCCACACTGCTGTCCGCCAAGGAACGCGAGATCCTGGAGAACCATCTGGTCAACGAGGTGGCCGGGCTGCTGCAGGAACTGATCTCCGGCGCCGAGGACCAGGTGCGGTCGATCAATGCCGACCTGGCGGCGCGACCCACCTCGACCGGTATGCGGCTGCGCCTGCAATGGCGCACGGTGCGCGGGGCGCCGGAAGGGCTGGAACGGGTGCGTGAGCGGCTGCTGCGACAGACCGCCGACGCGTGGAGCACTGCGGACCGTGCGCTGGTCGGCGCGTTTCTGCAGGAGCAAATCAACCGCGAGCACAGCGACGACACCACCGGCGGTGGCTGGACCGAACAGCTCACCCGGGCGCTGGATTACCGGTCCTGGCACGAATTCGGGATCCAGCGATATCAGGACGGTCAGTGGCGGCCTGCGGCCGGCCCGGCATCCGGTGGCGAACGGGCGCTCGTCACTTCGGTCCCGCTGTTCGCCGCGGCCTCCTCGTTCTACAGCTCCGCGGGGAACCCGCAGGCGCCACGACTGGTCGCGCTCGACGAGGCCTTCGCCGGTGTGGACGACGACTCGCGGGCCAAATGCCTGGGCCTGCTCGCCGCCTTCGACCTCGACGTCGTGATGACCAGTGAGCGTGAATGGGGTTGCTACCCACAGGTTCCAGGCTTGGCCATCGCGCAGTTGTCGCGCCGGGACGGGATAGACGCGGTGCTTGTCACGCCCTGGCGCTGGGATGGCAGGGAGCGCGTCGCGATGGCGCGGCCGATCTCACGACTGCCGGTACCCGCCGCCTCCCCCGCCGAGTCCGCTGGCGGGTTGTTCTGA
- a CDS encoding TIGR02679 family protein: MAWLVNRVRHRLERGEPVTGSTTLAKASLEQRRAVERLLGRRGRTGGSLTVSLDEVDAVLRGSGAAPDGLAGAVRVLVGVVVNQSERSAAEAREWLLAQAPLDELTERRPELRDWREWLDSTGLLRRCAADAIAAHELCAGLARVVDRLPAKDVALGRLAADATGKAHALDDGRPLATLAISAARALAGSAPAGSGSALERRAAWAAVGVHRDELSSTVLALGLPGGPDSAMGQILALARTASEPVVLTLRQLTRIEPAVLGVRSALVRICENPIVVASAADRLGSVCPPLICLSGQPSAAARHLLEMLSEAGADFAYHGDFDWGGVRIANSLTRHIPWRPWRFTTADYLNALPRATGGTLSGRPAAAVWDTELAPTLRRHGVRIEEELVLDELVEDLATRTGHGRADPASSGSPLALRTISPRNSDILNS, encoded by the coding sequence TTGGCGTGGCTGGTAAATCGGGTGCGGCACAGGCTGGAACGGGGAGAACCGGTCACCGGTAGCACCACCCTGGCCAAAGCGAGCCTGGAACAACGCCGTGCCGTCGAGCGGCTACTCGGCCGACGCGGACGTACCGGTGGATCGTTGACGGTATCGCTGGACGAGGTGGACGCCGTGCTACGGGGCAGCGGCGCGGCACCGGACGGGCTGGCGGGCGCGGTCCGAGTGCTGGTTGGGGTGGTGGTGAACCAGTCCGAGCGATCGGCCGCCGAGGCCCGGGAATGGTTGCTGGCTCAGGCTCCGCTCGACGAGCTCACCGAGCGCCGGCCCGAGTTGCGGGACTGGCGCGAATGGCTGGACAGTACCGGCCTGCTGCGCCGCTGCGCCGCCGACGCAATCGCGGCGCATGAACTGTGCGCCGGCTTGGCGCGGGTGGTCGATCGACTGCCCGCCAAAGACGTCGCGCTCGGCAGGCTTGCCGCCGACGCCACCGGAAAGGCGCATGCGCTCGATGACGGTCGGCCGCTCGCTACGCTGGCCATATCGGCTGCCCGAGCCCTGGCCGGGTCAGCACCGGCGGGGTCGGGGTCGGCGCTGGAAAGGCGGGCAGCATGGGCCGCGGTAGGCGTGCACCGCGACGAATTGTCCTCGACAGTGCTGGCCTTGGGCCTGCCCGGCGGACCGGACTCGGCCATGGGTCAGATCCTGGCGCTGGCGCGCACCGCGAGCGAACCCGTTGTGCTCACGCTGCGGCAGCTCACCCGCATCGAACCGGCGGTCCTCGGCGTCCGGTCAGCGCTGGTTCGGATCTGCGAGAACCCGATCGTTGTTGCATCCGCCGCCGACCGATTGGGATCGGTTTGCCCGCCGCTGATCTGCTTGTCCGGGCAGCCCTCCGCTGCCGCCCGGCACCTGCTGGAGATGCTCTCCGAAGCCGGCGCGGATTTTGCCTACCACGGTGACTTCGATTGGGGCGGCGTCCGCATCGCCAACTCACTCACGCGGCACATACCGTGGCGGCCTTGGCGATTCACCACCGCCGACTATCTGAATGCGCTGCCGCGGGCCACCGGCGGCACACTGTCCGGACGCCCGGCGGCCGCGGTCTGGGACACTGAGCTGGCCCCGACCCTGCGTCGACACGGCGTTCGCATCGAGGAAGAACTCGTGCTCGACGAGCTAGTCGAGGATCTCGCCACCCGGACTGGACACGGGCGAGCGGACCCAGCCAGTTCGGGCTCACCGCTAGCCCTTCGTACCATCTCTCCTCGTAATTCAGATATTCTGAATTCATGA
- a CDS encoding type II toxin-antitoxin system Phd/YefM family antitoxin produces MSTMTAAEASRNFSAVLDRAEHGETITIVRHGHTVAVIAPAPKRTGRDLRLALENSEIPPFDNDYESDIADGLSFVSDEMSDPWAEA; encoded by the coding sequence ATGAGTACGATGACAGCTGCCGAGGCATCGCGGAACTTTTCCGCCGTGCTCGACCGCGCCGAGCACGGTGAAACGATAACCATCGTGCGACACGGGCACACCGTTGCCGTGATCGCGCCCGCGCCCAAACGAACGGGCCGGGATCTGCGGCTCGCCCTGGAGAACTCGGAGATACCGCCGTTCGACAATGACTACGAGTCCGACATCGCCGATGGACTGTCCTTTGTCTCAGACGAAATGAGCGACCCATGGGCCGAAGCCTGA
- a CDS encoding PIN domain-containing protein: MGRSLILDTGILIAYERGKIDRTVFDDDELAVAAVTVAEFRVGIELAETQERAAARSRRLDLLLADIDVLDYTKRTAAYHAQLIAHARRTGTPRGAHDLIIAAHAAETGRTVVSLDAKAKFGQLPGVVEITPDRR, encoded by the coding sequence ATGGGCCGAAGCCTGATCCTCGACACCGGCATCTTGATCGCTTACGAGCGCGGGAAGATCGACCGGACCGTCTTCGATGACGACGAGCTCGCCGTGGCCGCAGTGACCGTAGCGGAGTTCCGCGTAGGTATCGAACTCGCCGAGACCCAAGAGCGGGCAGCCGCCCGATCGCGCAGACTGGATCTGCTCTTGGCAGACATCGACGTACTGGATTACACCAAGCGTACGGCCGCCTACCACGCCCAACTCATCGCCCACGCACGTCGCACGGGCACCCCACGTGGCGCACACGACCTGATCATCGCGGCCCACGCGGCCGAGACCGGCCGAACCGTCGTTTCACTCGATGCCAAAGCCAAATTCGGGCAATTGCCCGGCGTCGTAGAGATCACCCCTGATCGGAGGTGA